The following are encoded together in the Bombus affinis isolate iyBomAffi1 chromosome 6, iyBomAffi1.2, whole genome shotgun sequence genome:
- the LOC126917803 gene encoding uncharacterized protein LOC126917803 isoform X1: MQIVHFSWGLIWYILSTSQVNADYSITLTHDGPVVLGGTITFKADIFDNGIRPSETFRYKWSDNALIPHIYETGAISNTTTYWNLNIAHENYTIGKYEVEVMVYKYVVFWWQHVTSARTEFYVTESFNGDINIIQPNKTSMDTYVSSASEANMTINIKKGDMDYLMKATSVSIYWFIDCRYFGQTNDLNFLYNFTTPDTSHVLEALVVASYDLPTTTVPPTTTVLPVTTMITPSSITVPNITISNTTTEDVVTTTISSKSITAKPILMSTTIPISLNNSENVSISNVNISLPYICSNSSIIPPDPNKTYGHFTKKIDVRAPIMNISVEGTNWIQPWDMLSLNVTCKGSGPFNKCLYFHRGKYNVTGNETCNTEDNLYSCNFSIIHYFLEPSIYTILIILDNDVSKQIYPLTINIYKVTTKPQLSVIVVPVSCSLAAAVLIIFGIAYYIQSKARFTVEVADFDFGQNNPEMEYKTFTERLRDSINNAIRPGSKRISGYKPLSNSQTIQ; this comes from the exons ATGCAGATAGTGCATTTTTCTTGGGGTCTCATTTGGTATATTTTATCAACTTCTCAAG TTAATGCTGATTATAGTATTACTTTGACACATGATGGCCCTGTAGTATTAGGTGGAACTATTACATTTAAAGCTGATATCTTTGATAATGGTATAAGACCATCAGAAACATTTAGATATAAATGGAGTGACAATGCATTAATTCCTCATATATACGAG ACAGGGGCTATATCAAATACAACAACATATTGGAATTTAAATATTGCCCATGAAAATTATACAATTGGAAAATATGAAGTTGAAGTAATGGTTTATAAATATGTCGTGTTCTGGTGGCAACATGTTACCAGTGCCCGTACCGAGTTTTATGTAACTG AATCTTTCAATGGAGACATCAACATTATACAGCCCAACAAAACATCAATGGATACATATGTCTCTTCAGCGTCTGAAGCAAACatgacaataaatataaaaaaaggagATATGGATTATTTGATGAAAGCCACATCAGTATCAATTTATTGGTTTATAGATTGCAGATATTTTGGTCAAACAAATGACTTAAATTTCCTCTATAATTTTACAACTCCCGATACATCACATGTGTTAGAAGCTTTGGTCGTTGCATCATACGATTTACCAACAACAACTGTTCCACCTACTACAACAGTTCTACCAGTAACAACAATGATTACTCCTTCTAGTATAACTGTGCCaaatattacaatatcaaaTACTACAACAGAAGATGTGGTAACTACTACCATATCTAGTAAAAGCATAACTGCAAAACCAATATTAATGTCTACAACAATACCTATATCTCTAAATAATTCAGAAAATGTCAGTATTTCTaatgtaaatatttctttaccTTATATTTGTTCGAACTCTTCGATAATTCCACCAGATCCTAATAAAACATATGGGCACTTCACTAAAAAAATTGATGTTCGTG CACCTATAATGAATATATCAGTAGAAGGTACAAATTGGATTCAACCATGGGATATGTTATCTCTTAATGTAACATGTAAAGGTTCAGGACCTTTTAATAAGTGCCTTTATTTTCATAGAGGGAAGTATAATGTTACAGGAAATGAAACATGCAATACAGAAGATAATCTttattcttgtaatttttcCATCATACATTATTTCTTGGAACCTAGcatatatacaatattaattatattagatAATGATGTCAGTAAACAAATCTATCCCttgacaataaatatttataaag TGACAACAAAGCCACAATTATCAGTGATTGTGGTACCTGTTTCTTGTTCTCTTGCTGCTGCGGTACTCATTATTTTTGGCATTGCATATTACATACAAAGTAAAGCAAGATTTACAGTGGAAGTTGCAGATTTTGACTTTGGTCAAAATAATCCAGAAATGGAGTATAAAACATTTACAGAACGTTTAAGAGATTCGATTAATAACGCTATAAGACCTGGAAGCAAACGGATAAGT GGTTACAAACCTCTTAGTAATTCTCAAACTATTCAATGA
- the LOC126917803 gene encoding uncharacterized protein LOC126917803 isoform X2, translating into MQIVHFSWGLIWYILSTSQVNADYSITLTHDGPVVLGGTITFKADIFDNGIRPSETFRYKWSDNALIPHIYETGAISNTTTYWNLNIAHENYTIGKYEVEVMVYKYVVFWWQHVTSARTEFYVTESFNGDINIIQPNKTSMDTYVSSASEANMTINIKKGDMDYLMKATSVSIYWFIDCRYFGQTNDLNFLYNFTTPDTSHVLEALVVASYDLPTTTVPPTTTVLPVTTMITPSSITVPNITISNTTTEDVVTTTISSKSITAKPILMSTTIPISLNNSENVSISNVNISLPYICSNSSIIPPDPNKTYGHFTKKIDVRAPIMNISVEGTNWIQPWDMLSLNVTCKGSGPFNKCLYFHRGKYNVTGNETCNTEDNLYSCNFSIIHYFLEPSIYTILIILDNDVSKQIYPLTINIYKVTTKPQLSVIVVPVSCSLAAAVLIIFGIAYYIQSKARFTVEVADFDFGQNNPEMEYKTFTERLRDSINNAIRPGSKRISVCQPYYGSMNR; encoded by the exons ATGCAGATAGTGCATTTTTCTTGGGGTCTCATTTGGTATATTTTATCAACTTCTCAAG TTAATGCTGATTATAGTATTACTTTGACACATGATGGCCCTGTAGTATTAGGTGGAACTATTACATTTAAAGCTGATATCTTTGATAATGGTATAAGACCATCAGAAACATTTAGATATAAATGGAGTGACAATGCATTAATTCCTCATATATACGAG ACAGGGGCTATATCAAATACAACAACATATTGGAATTTAAATATTGCCCATGAAAATTATACAATTGGAAAATATGAAGTTGAAGTAATGGTTTATAAATATGTCGTGTTCTGGTGGCAACATGTTACCAGTGCCCGTACCGAGTTTTATGTAACTG AATCTTTCAATGGAGACATCAACATTATACAGCCCAACAAAACATCAATGGATACATATGTCTCTTCAGCGTCTGAAGCAAACatgacaataaatataaaaaaaggagATATGGATTATTTGATGAAAGCCACATCAGTATCAATTTATTGGTTTATAGATTGCAGATATTTTGGTCAAACAAATGACTTAAATTTCCTCTATAATTTTACAACTCCCGATACATCACATGTGTTAGAAGCTTTGGTCGTTGCATCATACGATTTACCAACAACAACTGTTCCACCTACTACAACAGTTCTACCAGTAACAACAATGATTACTCCTTCTAGTATAACTGTGCCaaatattacaatatcaaaTACTACAACAGAAGATGTGGTAACTACTACCATATCTAGTAAAAGCATAACTGCAAAACCAATATTAATGTCTACAACAATACCTATATCTCTAAATAATTCAGAAAATGTCAGTATTTCTaatgtaaatatttctttaccTTATATTTGTTCGAACTCTTCGATAATTCCACCAGATCCTAATAAAACATATGGGCACTTCACTAAAAAAATTGATGTTCGTG CACCTATAATGAATATATCAGTAGAAGGTACAAATTGGATTCAACCATGGGATATGTTATCTCTTAATGTAACATGTAAAGGTTCAGGACCTTTTAATAAGTGCCTTTATTTTCATAGAGGGAAGTATAATGTTACAGGAAATGAAACATGCAATACAGAAGATAATCTttattcttgtaatttttcCATCATACATTATTTCTTGGAACCTAGcatatatacaatattaattatattagatAATGATGTCAGTAAACAAATCTATCCCttgacaataaatatttataaag TGACAACAAAGCCACAATTATCAGTGATTGTGGTACCTGTTTCTTGTTCTCTTGCTGCTGCGGTACTCATTATTTTTGGCATTGCATATTACATACAAAGTAAAGCAAGATTTACAGTGGAAGTTGCAGATTTTGACTTTGGTCAAAATAATCCAGAAATGGAGTATAAAACATTTACAGAACGTTTAAGAGATTCGATTAATAACGCTATAAGACCTGGAAGCAAACGGATAAGTGTATGCCAGCCCTATTATGGCAGCATGAATCGCTAA
- the LOC126917804 gene encoding malonyl-CoA decarboxylase, mitochondrial-like isoform X3: MLISKSFLIRSLHDTSTSSETISLENQLKGVFKFKNSNICNWIVENKARILCSTYQESSKNDKEKILRILAFEYAVQHPIIFNIAEKFVSTESNNERRIVSYERNLKNALTPDYQWLFITIGRLQNGVKFLVDLRTDILELILKAKDTEESIAIQQLNITLRDLLLLWFSVGFLHLERITWQTSCDILQKISDYEAIHPIRNWLDLKQRVGPYRRCYIFTHPSMPREPLVVLHSALCDIIPDSLRGIEEAKVRILGNPKTEVTFLEEDKCKIKTAIFYSITSTQKGLQGIELGNYLIKEVAKQVLSEFPMITELSTLSPIPNFRTWFLEKTKQDIHNVFTNEEYESVQKVLNNENIVLGLKKIFNNSLWTRDIAICEILRKPLLRACAWYLYKEKRRNYALNNVANFHLRNGAVMWRINWLADPSPRGVENSCGIMVNYRYYLDECEKHSQNYIENYFINTSEDVINLANQFEKL, from the exons ATGTTAATATCAAA ATCTTTTCTTATACGGAGTCTACATGATACTTCTACGTCCAGTGAAACTATCTCTCTTGAAAATCAATTAAAAGGagtattcaaatttaaaaatagcAATATTTGTAATTGGATTGTTGAG AACAAAGCTCGTATTTTATGTAGTACGTACCAAGAAAGTAGCAAAAATGACAAGGAAAAAATTTTGCGCATCTTAGCATTTGAATATGCTGTTCAACATCCTATTATATTCAATATAGCAGAAAAATTTGTGTCTACAGAG TCAAACAATGAGAGACGTATAGTTTCTTATgaacgaaatttaaaaaatgctttAACACCAGATTATCAATGGTTGTTTATTACAATTGGAAGACTTCAAAATGGTGTAAAATTTCTTGTTGATTTAAGGACAGATATATTA GAATTAATATTAAAAGCTAAAGACACAGAGGAAAGTATTGCAATCCAGCAATTGAATATTACCTTACGTGATTTATTACTACTCTGGTTTTCAGTAGGATTTCTACATTTAGAAAGAATAACATGGCAAACTTCATGTGACATTTTACAAAAG aTTTCAGATTATGAAGCAATACATCCCATAAGAAATTGGTTAGATTTGAAACAAAGAGTTGGACCATATAGAAGATGTTATATTTTTACTCATCCTTCAATGCCACGAGAACCTCTTGTTGTATTGCATTCAGCATtatgtgatattataccag ATAGTTTAAGAGGTATTGAAGAAGCGAAGGTCAGAATTCTTGGTAATCCAAAAACAGAAGTAACATTTTTAGAAGAAGATAAATGCAAAATAAAGACTGCAATATTTTATTCAATAACTTCCACACAGAAAGGGTTACAA GGTATTGAACTTGGTAATTATTTGATAAAAGAAGTAGCAAAACAAGTGTTATCAGAATTTCCTATGATAACCGAATTATCTACTTTATCACCAATACCTAATTTTAGAACTTGGTTTttagaaaaaacaaaacaag ATATACATAATGTGTTCACAAATGAAGAATACGAATCTGTACAAAAGGTTTTAAACAATGAAAATATTGTTTTGggtttaaaaaaaatttttaataattcattatGGACTCGTGATATTGCAATATGCGAAATTTTGCGGAAGCCATTACTTAGGGCATGTGCATGGTATTTATATAAGGAAAAGAGACGAAATTATGCTTTAAATAATGTTG CAAACTTTCATCTTCGTAATGGAGCTGTTATGTGGAGAATAAATTGGCTGGCTGACCCTTCACCACGTGGTGTTGAAAATAGCTGTGGAATTATGGTAAACTATAG ATATTACCTAGATGAGTGTGAAAAACACAGCCAAAATtacattgaaaattattttataaacacATCTGAAGATGTAATTAATCTTGCTAACCAGTtcgaaaaattataa
- the LOC126917804 gene encoding malonyl-CoA decarboxylase, mitochondrial-like isoform X2, with protein sequence MIVVNSKHDIQKSFLIRSLHDTSTSSETISLENQLKGVFKFKNSNICNWIVENKARILCSTYQESSKNDKEKILRILAFEYAVQHPIIFNIAEKFVSTESNNERRIVSYERNLKNALTPDYQWLFITIGRLQNGVKFLVDLRTDILELILKAKDTEESIAIQQLNITLRDLLLLWFSVGFLHLERITWQTSCDILQKISDYEAIHPIRNWLDLKQRVGPYRRCYIFTHPSMPREPLVVLHSALCDIIPDSLRGIEEAKVRILGNPKTEVTFLEEDKCKIKTAIFYSITSTQKGLQGIELGNYLIKEVAKQVLSEFPMITELSTLSPIPNFRTWFLEKTKQDIHNVFTNEEYESVQKVLNNENIVLGLKKIFNNSLWTRDIAICEILRKPLLRACAWYLYKEKRRNYALNNVANFHLRNGAVMWRINWLADPSPRGVENSCGIMVNYRYYLDECEKHSQNYIENYFINTSEDVINLANQFEKL encoded by the exons ATGATAGTTGTCAATAGTAAACATGATATTCAAAA ATCTTTTCTTATACGGAGTCTACATGATACTTCTACGTCCAGTGAAACTATCTCTCTTGAAAATCAATTAAAAGGagtattcaaatttaaaaatagcAATATTTGTAATTGGATTGTTGAG AACAAAGCTCGTATTTTATGTAGTACGTACCAAGAAAGTAGCAAAAATGACAAGGAAAAAATTTTGCGCATCTTAGCATTTGAATATGCTGTTCAACATCCTATTATATTCAATATAGCAGAAAAATTTGTGTCTACAGAG TCAAACAATGAGAGACGTATAGTTTCTTATgaacgaaatttaaaaaatgctttAACACCAGATTATCAATGGTTGTTTATTACAATTGGAAGACTTCAAAATGGTGTAAAATTTCTTGTTGATTTAAGGACAGATATATTA GAATTAATATTAAAAGCTAAAGACACAGAGGAAAGTATTGCAATCCAGCAATTGAATATTACCTTACGTGATTTATTACTACTCTGGTTTTCAGTAGGATTTCTACATTTAGAAAGAATAACATGGCAAACTTCATGTGACATTTTACAAAAG aTTTCAGATTATGAAGCAATACATCCCATAAGAAATTGGTTAGATTTGAAACAAAGAGTTGGACCATATAGAAGATGTTATATTTTTACTCATCCTTCAATGCCACGAGAACCTCTTGTTGTATTGCATTCAGCATtatgtgatattataccag ATAGTTTAAGAGGTATTGAAGAAGCGAAGGTCAGAATTCTTGGTAATCCAAAAACAGAAGTAACATTTTTAGAAGAAGATAAATGCAAAATAAAGACTGCAATATTTTATTCAATAACTTCCACACAGAAAGGGTTACAA GGTATTGAACTTGGTAATTATTTGATAAAAGAAGTAGCAAAACAAGTGTTATCAGAATTTCCTATGATAACCGAATTATCTACTTTATCACCAATACCTAATTTTAGAACTTGGTTTttagaaaaaacaaaacaag ATATACATAATGTGTTCACAAATGAAGAATACGAATCTGTACAAAAGGTTTTAAACAATGAAAATATTGTTTTGggtttaaaaaaaatttttaataattcattatGGACTCGTGATATTGCAATATGCGAAATTTTGCGGAAGCCATTACTTAGGGCATGTGCATGGTATTTATATAAGGAAAAGAGACGAAATTATGCTTTAAATAATGTTG CAAACTTTCATCTTCGTAATGGAGCTGTTATGTGGAGAATAAATTGGCTGGCTGACCCTTCACCACGTGGTGTTGAAAATAGCTGTGGAATTATGGTAAACTATAG ATATTACCTAGATGAGTGTGAAAAACACAGCCAAAATtacattgaaaattattttataaacacATCTGAAGATGTAATTAATCTTGCTAACCAGTtcgaaaaattataa
- the LOC126917804 gene encoding malonyl-CoA decarboxylase, mitochondrial-like isoform X1, whose translation MIFKSIHVKTLVNIYSNKCILKDNTTQKNFRSFLIRSLHDTSTSSETISLENQLKGVFKFKNSNICNWIVENKARILCSTYQESSKNDKEKILRILAFEYAVQHPIIFNIAEKFVSTESNNERRIVSYERNLKNALTPDYQWLFITIGRLQNGVKFLVDLRTDILELILKAKDTEESIAIQQLNITLRDLLLLWFSVGFLHLERITWQTSCDILQKISDYEAIHPIRNWLDLKQRVGPYRRCYIFTHPSMPREPLVVLHSALCDIIPDSLRGIEEAKVRILGNPKTEVTFLEEDKCKIKTAIFYSITSTQKGLQGIELGNYLIKEVAKQVLSEFPMITELSTLSPIPNFRTWFLEKTKQDIHNVFTNEEYESVQKVLNNENIVLGLKKIFNNSLWTRDIAICEILRKPLLRACAWYLYKEKRRNYALNNVANFHLRNGAVMWRINWLADPSPRGVENSCGIMVNYRYYLDECEKHSQNYIENYFINTSEDVINLANQFEKL comes from the exons ATGATATTCAAAAGTatacatgtgaaaacattagttaatatttatagtaataaatgtattttaaaaGATAATACAACACAAAAGAATTTCAGATCTTTTCTTATACGGAGTCTACATGATACTTCTACGTCCAGTGAAACTATCTCTCTTGAAAATCAATTAAAAGGagtattcaaatttaaaaatagcAATATTTGTAATTGGATTGTTGAG AACAAAGCTCGTATTTTATGTAGTACGTACCAAGAAAGTAGCAAAAATGACAAGGAAAAAATTTTGCGCATCTTAGCATTTGAATATGCTGTTCAACATCCTATTATATTCAATATAGCAGAAAAATTTGTGTCTACAGAG TCAAACAATGAGAGACGTATAGTTTCTTATgaacgaaatttaaaaaatgctttAACACCAGATTATCAATGGTTGTTTATTACAATTGGAAGACTTCAAAATGGTGTAAAATTTCTTGTTGATTTAAGGACAGATATATTA GAATTAATATTAAAAGCTAAAGACACAGAGGAAAGTATTGCAATCCAGCAATTGAATATTACCTTACGTGATTTATTACTACTCTGGTTTTCAGTAGGATTTCTACATTTAGAAAGAATAACATGGCAAACTTCATGTGACATTTTACAAAAG aTTTCAGATTATGAAGCAATACATCCCATAAGAAATTGGTTAGATTTGAAACAAAGAGTTGGACCATATAGAAGATGTTATATTTTTACTCATCCTTCAATGCCACGAGAACCTCTTGTTGTATTGCATTCAGCATtatgtgatattataccag ATAGTTTAAGAGGTATTGAAGAAGCGAAGGTCAGAATTCTTGGTAATCCAAAAACAGAAGTAACATTTTTAGAAGAAGATAAATGCAAAATAAAGACTGCAATATTTTATTCAATAACTTCCACACAGAAAGGGTTACAA GGTATTGAACTTGGTAATTATTTGATAAAAGAAGTAGCAAAACAAGTGTTATCAGAATTTCCTATGATAACCGAATTATCTACTTTATCACCAATACCTAATTTTAGAACTTGGTTTttagaaaaaacaaaacaag ATATACATAATGTGTTCACAAATGAAGAATACGAATCTGTACAAAAGGTTTTAAACAATGAAAATATTGTTTTGggtttaaaaaaaatttttaataattcattatGGACTCGTGATATTGCAATATGCGAAATTTTGCGGAAGCCATTACTTAGGGCATGTGCATGGTATTTATATAAGGAAAAGAGACGAAATTATGCTTTAAATAATGTTG CAAACTTTCATCTTCGTAATGGAGCTGTTATGTGGAGAATAAATTGGCTGGCTGACCCTTCACCACGTGGTGTTGAAAATAGCTGTGGAATTATGGTAAACTATAG ATATTACCTAGATGAGTGTGAAAAACACAGCCAAAATtacattgaaaattattttataaacacATCTGAAGATGTAATTAATCTTGCTAACCAGTtcgaaaaattataa
- the LOC126917807 gene encoding regulator of gene activity isoform X2: protein MANLNFEQPPRSIANASLISRTGGGGGLNSSTLTGHVTPTSSMFSGSSASTSSSVNSAVVVTNVYPGASGAGGGQNSHQSQQQQLSPMGTRGLFGQRAFTDRRTMPALGTSNPMASMGTFGIPQSRNYGSQINNFHSVFGSGGGGDTSTPPLLDLSEFPSLTNRGQGDSMPQPSPMPGKQPYVGMVKQPTSESSEFTMSSEDFPALPGTQNREGPSPGGSVSGDKNIPVGLGPEIGQDILQANRAPGSEKSQLTKRGKVLNLPTSMIQDQFGVVGLLTFIRAADTDPNLVSLALGYDLTSLGLDLTSGDSIHQNFAGPWTEIPCRPQDIDFHVPPEYLINAAIRDKLAPVKLNRYKDDLLFYMFYTNIGDMMQLAAAAELYTREWRYHMEEKVWITQAPGLGLVEKTSTYERGTYYYFDAQSWRKVAKEFHLEYTKLESRPILPPNFYLNQP from the exons ATGGCTAACCTGAACTTTGAGCAACCACCACGCAGTATTGCGAACGCAAGCCTTATATCACGCACAGGTGGTGGGGGGGGCTTAAATTCATCAACCCTTACGGGTCATGTCACACCTACCTCGAGCATGTTCTCAGGCTCATCTGCAAGCACTTCCAGTTCGGTTAACTCTGCGGTAGTAGTTACTAACGTTTATCCTGGAGCATCAGGAGCAGGAGGTGGACAAAATAGTCATCAGTCTCAACAACAACAGCTCTCTCCTATGGGCACCAGAGGACTGTTTGGGCAGAGAGCTTTTACAGATAGACGTACAATGCCTGCTCTTGG aacATCAAATCCAATGGCTAGCATGGGCACATTTGGAATACCTCAAAGTCGAAATTACGGATCTCAAATCAATAATTTTCACTCTGTTTTTGGCAGTGGAGGAGGTGGAGATACAAGTACTCCTCCATTGTTGGATCTATCTGAGTTTCCTTCATTAACAAACAGAGGACAGGGTGATTCTATGCCGCAACCTAGTCCTATGCCAGGCAAACAACCTTATG tTGGGATGGTAAAACAACCAACATCTGAATCAAGTGAGTTTACAATGAGTTCTGAGGATTTTCCGGCATTGCCTGGAACACAAAATAGAGAAGGGCCATCGCCAGGTGGAAGTGTTTCTGGAGATAAAAACATACCTGTTGGACTTGGTCCTGAAATTGGACAAGATATATTGCAGGCAAATAGAGCACCAGGATCTGAGAAGTCTCAATTAACTAAAAGAG GCAAGGTGCTTAATTTACCAACTAGTATGATACAGGACCAGTTTGGAGTAGTTGGGTTATTGACATTTATTAGGGCAGCTGATACAGATCCGAATCTAGTATCTTTGGCATTAGGCTATGATTTAACTTCGTTAGGATTAGATCTTACTTCAGGAGATAGTATTCATCAAAATTTTGCCGGACCTTGGACAGAAATACCATGCCGACCTCAGGATATCGATTTTCACGTGCCGCCAGAATACCTTATTAATGCAGCCATcag GGATAAGCTAGCACCAGTTAAGCTAAATCGATACAAAGATGATctactattttatatgttttatacaaatattgGGGATATGATGCAATTAGCAGCAGCAGCGGAGTt GTACACTAGAGAGTGGCGATATCATATGGAAGAAAAGGTTTGGATAACACAAGCACCAGGATTGGGACTTGTAGAAAAAACATCAACATATGAACGCGgtacttattattattttgatgCGCAAAGTTGGAGAAAAGTAGCAAAAGAATTTCATTTGGAATATACAAAACTAGAAAGTAGACCTATTCTTCCCCCAAACTTTTACCTAAACCAGCCTTGA
- the LOC126917807 gene encoding regulator of gene activity isoform X1 translates to MANLNFEQPPRSIANASLISRTGGGGGLNSSTLTGHVTPTSSMFSGSSASTSSSVNSAVVVTNVYPGASGAGGGQNSHQSQQQQLSPMGTRGLFGQRAFTDRRTMPALGTSNPMASMGTFGIPQSRNYGSQINNFHSVFGSGGGGDTSTPPLLDLSEFPSLTNRGQGDSMPQPSPMPGKQPYVGMVKQPTSESSEFTMSSEDFPALPGTQNREGPSPGGSVSGDKNIPVGLGPEIGQDILQANRAPGSEKSQLTKRGVQIFPDGKVLNLPTSMIQDQFGVVGLLTFIRAADTDPNLVSLALGYDLTSLGLDLTSGDSIHQNFAGPWTEIPCRPQDIDFHVPPEYLINAAIRDKLAPVKLNRYKDDLLFYMFYTNIGDMMQLAAAAELYTREWRYHMEEKVWITQAPGLGLVEKTSTYERGTYYYFDAQSWRKVAKEFHLEYTKLESRPILPPNFYLNQP, encoded by the exons ATGGCTAACCTGAACTTTGAGCAACCACCACGCAGTATTGCGAACGCAAGCCTTATATCACGCACAGGTGGTGGGGGGGGCTTAAATTCATCAACCCTTACGGGTCATGTCACACCTACCTCGAGCATGTTCTCAGGCTCATCTGCAAGCACTTCCAGTTCGGTTAACTCTGCGGTAGTAGTTACTAACGTTTATCCTGGAGCATCAGGAGCAGGAGGTGGACAAAATAGTCATCAGTCTCAACAACAACAGCTCTCTCCTATGGGCACCAGAGGACTGTTTGGGCAGAGAGCTTTTACAGATAGACGTACAATGCCTGCTCTTGG aacATCAAATCCAATGGCTAGCATGGGCACATTTGGAATACCTCAAAGTCGAAATTACGGATCTCAAATCAATAATTTTCACTCTGTTTTTGGCAGTGGAGGAGGTGGAGATACAAGTACTCCTCCATTGTTGGATCTATCTGAGTTTCCTTCATTAACAAACAGAGGACAGGGTGATTCTATGCCGCAACCTAGTCCTATGCCAGGCAAACAACCTTATG tTGGGATGGTAAAACAACCAACATCTGAATCAAGTGAGTTTACAATGAGTTCTGAGGATTTTCCGGCATTGCCTGGAACACAAAATAGAGAAGGGCCATCGCCAGGTGGAAGTGTTTCTGGAGATAAAAACATACCTGTTGGACTTGGTCCTGAAATTGGACAAGATATATTGCAGGCAAATAGAGCACCAGGATCTGAGAAGTCTCAATTAACTAAAAGAGGTGTACAAATATTTCCTGACG GCAAGGTGCTTAATTTACCAACTAGTATGATACAGGACCAGTTTGGAGTAGTTGGGTTATTGACATTTATTAGGGCAGCTGATACAGATCCGAATCTAGTATCTTTGGCATTAGGCTATGATTTAACTTCGTTAGGATTAGATCTTACTTCAGGAGATAGTATTCATCAAAATTTTGCCGGACCTTGGACAGAAATACCATGCCGACCTCAGGATATCGATTTTCACGTGCCGCCAGAATACCTTATTAATGCAGCCATcag GGATAAGCTAGCACCAGTTAAGCTAAATCGATACAAAGATGATctactattttatatgttttatacaaatattgGGGATATGATGCAATTAGCAGCAGCAGCGGAGTt GTACACTAGAGAGTGGCGATATCATATGGAAGAAAAGGTTTGGATAACACAAGCACCAGGATTGGGACTTGTAGAAAAAACATCAACATATGAACGCGgtacttattattattttgatgCGCAAAGTTGGAGAAAAGTAGCAAAAGAATTTCATTTGGAATATACAAAACTAGAAAGTAGACCTATTCTTCCCCCAAACTTTTACCTAAACCAGCCTTGA